One Saccharopolyspora erythraea NRRL 2338 genomic region harbors:
- the speB gene encoding agmatinase, with product MTRLGNMHGPDFTYLGVPKADLDDESTYSDADVVIIGAPFDGGTGHRSGCRMGPMAIRGCDYLPHDGSRPHLSLRVDPLRELKIVDVGDVLMPAGDTEKSLERIGEAVRKVCAAGAVPVCIGGDHTIALADITGVARHHGWGRVSVVHFDAHADTGDIIHGELVGHGTPMRRLLESGACRGDRFLQLGLRGYWPEPETLEWMARQGMRCFEMAEIVDRGLDDVLTEASRIALDDCDGVFISVDIDVVDPGMAPGTGTPEPGGFTSRQLLDSVRRLCLELPVVGVEVVEVSPPYDHADITAALGNRVVLEALSAIAARRRGEPVNPARPLLEGR from the coding sequence ATGACCAGGCTCGGCAACATGCACGGCCCCGACTTCACCTACCTCGGGGTGCCGAAGGCCGACCTCGACGACGAATCCACCTACTCCGACGCCGACGTCGTCATCATCGGCGCGCCCTTCGACGGCGGCACCGGGCACCGCTCCGGCTGCCGGATGGGCCCGATGGCGATCCGCGGCTGCGACTACCTGCCGCACGACGGCTCCCGGCCGCACCTGTCGCTGCGGGTGGACCCGTTGCGGGAGCTGAAGATCGTCGACGTGGGCGACGTCCTGATGCCCGCGGGCGACACGGAGAAGTCCCTGGAGCGCATCGGCGAGGCGGTCCGCAAGGTGTGCGCGGCGGGTGCGGTCCCGGTGTGCATCGGCGGCGACCACACCATCGCGCTGGCCGACATCACCGGCGTCGCCCGCCACCACGGCTGGGGACGGGTGTCGGTGGTGCACTTCGACGCCCACGCCGACACCGGCGACATCATCCACGGCGAGCTGGTCGGCCACGGCACGCCGATGCGGCGGCTGCTGGAGTCCGGCGCGTGCCGGGGCGACCGGTTCCTCCAGCTCGGCCTGCGCGGCTACTGGCCCGAGCCGGAGACCCTGGAGTGGATGGCCCGGCAGGGCATGCGCTGCTTCGAGATGGCCGAGATCGTCGACCGCGGCCTCGACGACGTGCTGACCGAGGCGTCGCGCATCGCGCTCGACGACTGCGACGGCGTGTTCATCTCCGTCGACATCGACGTCGTCGACCCGGGCATGGCACCGGGCACCGGTACCCCCGAGCCCGGCGGCTTCACCTCGCGCCAGCTGCTCGACTCGGTGCGCAGGCTGTGCCTGGAGCTGCCGGTGGTCGGTGTCGAGGTGGTGGAGGTGTCCCCGCCGTACGACCACGCCGACATCACCGCCGCGCTCGGCAACCGGGTGGTGCTGGAGGCGCTGTCGGCCATCGCCGCCCGCCGCCGGGGCGAACCGGTGAACCCGGCGCGTCCGCTGCTCGAAGGCCGCTGA
- a CDS encoding phosphotransferase, protein MERVEQALRVKLQQDSFVVKRRTVGARSDRGTWVRIEVQPADVFGTRGWGGIASSVQLLGVSRPSWLCSFDWFEGRFRWRADETELISARPVSERACVDAVPVLPKAWWETFNRSLDALRWHFPDHSATRHTALLTQRRITRLITSMFGEVDTVVPEWCAVHGDLSWANLTAPECVFLDWEDWGRGPVGFDAASLWALSLPVPELADRITIERASDLATRSGRISWLYQCAGLLDTETDPVFTEPARRQAARLLAEW, encoded by the coding sequence GTGGAGCGTGTTGAGCAGGCGTTGCGCGTGAAGCTGCAACAAGATTCGTTCGTGGTGAAGCGACGCACGGTCGGTGCACGGTCTGATCGCGGGACGTGGGTTCGGATCGAGGTTCAACCGGCGGACGTCTTCGGCACGCGTGGCTGGGGCGGTATCGCCTCGTCGGTGCAGTTGCTCGGGGTGTCGCGGCCTTCGTGGTTGTGCTCGTTCGACTGGTTCGAAGGTCGGTTCCGCTGGCGGGCGGACGAGACTGAACTGATCTCCGCACGTCCGGTTTCGGAGCGGGCGTGTGTAGACGCCGTGCCGGTGCTTCCAAAGGCGTGGTGGGAGACGTTCAACCGCTCGCTCGACGCACTCCGGTGGCACTTCCCGGATCACTCGGCTACCCGCCACACCGCACTGCTGACGCAGCGGCGCATTACACGGCTGATCACGTCCATGTTCGGCGAGGTAGACACGGTGGTGCCCGAGTGGTGCGCAGTGCATGGTGATCTGTCGTGGGCGAACCTCACCGCGCCAGAATGTGTGTTCCTGGATTGGGAAGATTGGGGGCGGGGCCCGGTCGGATTCGATGCGGCCTCATTGTGGGCGCTCTCCCTGCCGGTACCGGAGTTGGCCGACCGCATCACCATCGAACGCGCTTCGGACTTGGCGACGCGGTCGGGCCGTATCTCCTGGCTTTACCAGTGTGCCGGGCTACTCGATACGGAGACTGACCCGGTGTTCACCGAGCCAGCGCGCCGTCAAGCTGCGCGACTTCTTGCTGAGTGGTGA
- a CDS encoding aldehyde dehydrogenase family protein encodes MVTGYWIAGEAATSDATFEVRHPYDGSAVATACYATDADVERAVAAAHACRGEFAALPAHARAAALDHVVRRLGERAAEIADLITAENGKPVFWARAEVNRAISTFRWAAEEARRFSGELQRLDTDPGGTGRMALVRRVPRGPVLGIAPFNFPLNLVVHKIAPALAAGVPIVLKPAPKTPLSALVLGEILAETDLPAGSWSIVTTTNEKAAELVADPRLPVVSFTGSGPVGYGIQAAAPHKHVTLELGGNAAAVVCPDWTDLDFAAERIATFAMYQAGQSCISVQRVFAHRDVYDELVARVVKSVEAQGTGDPRDEATRVGPLIDTAAAERVEQWVDEAVEAGARVLTGGVREGSTYAPTVLADVPADAKVSCEEVFGPVLTIAPVDSVDEAFAEVNASRFGLQTGVFTKDLQTAFRASAELEVGGVIVGDVPSFRADQMPYGGVKESGVGREGVRAAMTDLTEERVTVLTGIRL; translated from the coding sequence ATGGTCACCGGGTACTGGATCGCCGGCGAGGCCGCGACGAGCGACGCGACGTTCGAGGTGCGCCACCCCTACGACGGCTCCGCCGTCGCCACGGCGTGCTACGCCACCGACGCCGACGTCGAGCGCGCCGTGGCCGCCGCGCACGCGTGCCGCGGCGAGTTCGCCGCGCTGCCCGCGCACGCCCGCGCCGCGGCGCTGGACCACGTCGTGCGACGGCTGGGCGAGCGCGCCGCCGAGATCGCAGACCTCATAACCGCCGAGAACGGCAAGCCGGTGTTCTGGGCCCGCGCCGAGGTCAACCGCGCGATCTCGACCTTCCGCTGGGCCGCCGAAGAGGCCCGCCGGTTCTCCGGCGAGCTCCAGCGCCTGGACACCGACCCCGGCGGCACCGGCCGGATGGCCCTGGTCCGCCGGGTGCCGCGCGGACCGGTGCTGGGCATCGCGCCGTTCAACTTCCCGCTGAACCTGGTCGTGCACAAGATCGCCCCGGCGCTGGCGGCGGGCGTGCCGATCGTGCTCAAGCCCGCGCCGAAGACCCCGCTGTCGGCGCTGGTGCTCGGCGAGATCCTGGCCGAGACCGACCTGCCCGCCGGTTCCTGGTCGATCGTCACCACCACCAACGAGAAGGCCGCCGAGCTGGTCGCCGATCCCCGGCTGCCGGTGGTGTCGTTCACCGGGTCGGGCCCGGTCGGCTACGGCATCCAGGCCGCGGCCCCGCACAAGCACGTGACCCTCGAGCTCGGCGGCAACGCCGCCGCGGTGGTCTGCCCGGACTGGACCGACCTGGACTTCGCCGCCGAGCGCATCGCCACCTTCGCGATGTACCAGGCGGGGCAGTCCTGCATCTCGGTGCAGCGCGTCTTCGCCCACCGCGACGTATACGACGAGCTGGTGGCCCGCGTCGTCAAGTCCGTCGAGGCGCAGGGCACCGGCGACCCGCGCGACGAGGCCACCAGGGTCGGACCGCTGATCGACACCGCCGCCGCGGAGCGGGTCGAGCAGTGGGTGGACGAGGCCGTCGAGGCGGGTGCCCGCGTGCTCACCGGCGGCGTGCGCGAGGGCAGCACCTACGCCCCGACGGTGCTGGCCGACGTGCCCGCGGACGCGAAGGTCTCCTGCGAGGAGGTCTTCGGGCCGGTGCTGACCATCGCGCCGGTCGACTCGGTGGACGAGGCGTTCGCCGAGGTCAACGCCTCCCGGTTCGGCCTGCAGACCGGCGTGTTCACCAAGGACCTCCAGACGGCGTTCCGCGCGTCGGCGGAGCTGGAGGTCGGCGGCGTGATCGTCGGCGACGTGCCCAGCTTCCGCGCCGACCAGATGCCCTACGGCGGGGTGAAGGAGTCCGGCGTGGGCCGGGAAGGTGTCCGCGCGGCGATGACCGACCTCACCGAGGAGCGCGTCACCGTGCTGACCGGCATCCGCCTTTGA
- a CDS encoding replication initiator, translated as MTEQTTPEVAGDGPALRKIKGPRGWDVAQAVAEHEGVCVRPLAMRQSDPTTGRSRVVPVACGATREAVCPSCARRNRRLRSDQCMQGWHLEAEPVIERRAPDREQTALMGYRAQLVTLGREALAAGKADDVDDVQEALADVDAQLAESGVTGRLPGVEPVPARRVRSTRRRADAPDLPRRRVESRTVGQVYAGRYRPSMFVTLTLGSYGPVHSARRRGGRIARCGCGRTHTPDAAILGTPVDPDDYDYRRAARDAVHFSKLVDRFWQNLRRAVGFDAQYFAAVESQRRLVPHLHAAIRGALPRALLRQVAAGTYQHVWWPKHGDPVYGGDRMPVWVPEVAAWCDPDTRQPLPTFEESLPGPDADGDQAAHVVRFGEQIDARGMLGGTDETRHHARYLTKYLTKSIGETYADASEAHRRHADRMLAELAITPCSPRCAVWLLHGIAPRGAGSRTRPGTCKGNAHKRHALGVAGRRVLVSRKWTGKTLADHAADRQSHVRGMLHAAGLVPPESSGQSSATGRLVCEPVPPGDPDVPPRAVLLLEAVATRRRWRQQYEQAQAVLAGVGAPGGRAGDGGGP; from the coding sequence ATGACCGAACAGACCACACCAGAGGTAGCCGGGGACGGTCCGGCGCTGCGCAAGATCAAAGGGCCGCGCGGCTGGGACGTCGCGCAAGCCGTCGCCGAGCACGAGGGCGTGTGTGTGCGGCCGTTGGCCATGCGCCAGAGCGACCCGACGACCGGCCGGTCTCGGGTGGTGCCGGTGGCCTGCGGAGCGACCCGGGAAGCGGTGTGTCCGTCCTGTGCGAGGCGGAATCGGCGGCTGCGGTCCGATCAGTGCATGCAGGGCTGGCACCTGGAAGCCGAACCGGTCATCGAACGGCGGGCCCCGGATCGGGAACAGACGGCGTTGATGGGTTACCGCGCCCAGCTCGTCACCCTCGGACGCGAAGCGCTGGCAGCAGGTAAGGCCGACGACGTCGACGACGTCCAGGAAGCCTTAGCCGATGTTGACGCGCAGTTGGCCGAGTCCGGGGTGACCGGCCGATTGCCCGGTGTGGAGCCGGTTCCGGCTCGGCGGGTGCGCTCGACACGGCGGCGAGCCGATGCCCCGGACCTGCCGCGTAGGCGGGTGGAGTCGCGCACGGTCGGGCAGGTGTATGCGGGCCGATACCGGCCGTCGATGTTCGTCACCCTCACCCTGGGTTCCTACGGTCCGGTGCACTCGGCCCGGCGGCGCGGCGGACGCATCGCCCGGTGCGGCTGCGGACGCACCCACACCCCCGATGCGGCGATCCTGGGCACCCCGGTAGACCCGGACGACTACGACTACCGGCGGGCCGCACGGGACGCGGTGCACTTCTCCAAGCTCGTCGATCGGTTCTGGCAGAACCTCCGGCGCGCGGTCGGCTTCGACGCGCAGTACTTCGCGGCGGTGGAGTCGCAACGGCGCCTGGTGCCGCACCTGCATGCCGCAATCCGCGGTGCGCTCCCCCGCGCTCTGCTGCGCCAGGTCGCGGCGGGCACCTACCAACACGTCTGGTGGCCCAAGCATGGAGACCCCGTGTACGGCGGCGACCGGATGCCGGTGTGGGTGCCGGAGGTGGCGGCGTGGTGCGACCCGGACACCCGCCAACCCCTCCCGACGTTCGAGGAGTCCCTTCCCGGGCCGGACGCGGACGGAGACCAGGCGGCGCATGTGGTGCGCTTCGGGGAGCAGATCGACGCACGCGGCATGCTCGGCGGCACCGACGAAACCCGCCACCACGCGCGCTACCTCACCAAGTACCTGACCAAGAGCATCGGGGAGACCTACGCCGACGCGAGCGAAGCACACCGACGGCATGCCGATCGGATGCTGGCAGAACTGGCGATCACGCCGTGTTCGCCGCGCTGTGCGGTGTGGCTGCTGCACGGCATCGCCCCACGCGGTGCCGGTTCGCGTACCCGGCCCGGCACGTGCAAGGGCAACGCGCATAAACGCCACGCGCTCGGGGTCGCGGGCCGCCGCGTGCTGGTCTCGCGGAAGTGGACCGGCAAGACCCTGGCCGACCACGCGGCAGATCGGCAATCCCACGTGCGCGGGATGCTGCACGCGGCTGGCCTCGTCCCACCCGAGTCGTCCGGCCAGAGTTCGGCAACGGGGCGGCTGGTGTGTGAACCGGTCCCTCCCGGCGACCCTGACGTGCCACCCCGTGCGGTGCTGCTCCTGGAAGCGGTGGCCACCCGGCGACGATGGCGCCAGCAGTACGAACAGGCACAAGCCGTGTTGGCGGGAGTCGGCGCGCCGGGCGGGCGGGCGGGGGACGGTGGAGGACCATGA
- a CDS encoding helix-turn-helix domain-containing protein produces the protein MSIGERIAVARKVAGLKQHVLAARASYSISMVRAVEQGREPASPAFVAAVAKALGVETEELYGQPYRELLDDDGGLPGLAELRTVLAEGDDVEALEPSSLDELATEVQAVRERRRADRSREAIASMHVLLRQIYGAADQATGDEQRERAFQLLALGFGNVAQIVYRYGWLTLASQALDRMQGAAKQSGDPNLLAHAAHHRAMLLMSHASYGVAERLVERSLDQLSGQPDEEGVVALRGAGHLKGAIICARQGNADRAREHIADARRFGAMLGRQSNAYDTSFGPGNVEIHDTAVSLEVGDPSRAARDGSALTIPADVTATRAGHHWQDVARAWVLSGDHGNALQALTRRGRSLRSRRGTTRRCMRRRGPSCWPSAGRQTVSHTSRHGWDSSSETHRQERELGFLVRVSACWLRATNERVTT, from the coding sequence GTGTCGATCGGTGAGCGTATCGCCGTGGCCCGTAAGGTCGCGGGCTTGAAACAGCACGTCCTCGCTGCTCGCGCGTCCTACAGCATCAGCATGGTCCGCGCGGTAGAGCAGGGACGCGAGCCGGCATCCCCCGCGTTCGTGGCGGCGGTGGCGAAGGCCCTCGGGGTAGAGACTGAGGAGCTGTACGGGCAGCCATACCGTGAGCTTCTGGATGATGACGGCGGCTTGCCAGGCTTGGCCGAACTTCGCACGGTGCTAGCGGAAGGCGACGACGTTGAAGCTCTTGAGCCGTCTTCGCTCGATGAGCTGGCTACCGAAGTTCAGGCCGTAAGGGAACGGCGCCGTGCGGACCGGTCGCGTGAAGCGATCGCGAGCATGCATGTGCTGCTTAGGCAGATCTACGGCGCCGCCGATCAGGCCACAGGTGATGAGCAGCGGGAACGGGCGTTTCAACTTCTGGCGCTCGGGTTCGGCAATGTTGCGCAGATTGTCTATCGCTACGGCTGGCTGACCTTGGCGAGCCAGGCGTTGGACAGGATGCAAGGTGCCGCCAAGCAGTCTGGAGACCCCAACTTGCTGGCGCATGCCGCCCATCATCGCGCGATGCTGTTGATGTCGCATGCCTCCTACGGCGTCGCGGAGCGGCTGGTGGAACGATCGCTCGACCAACTGTCCGGCCAACCGGACGAAGAGGGTGTAGTGGCCTTGCGCGGCGCTGGCCACCTTAAGGGCGCGATCATCTGCGCTCGGCAAGGCAACGCGGACCGGGCACGGGAGCACATTGCAGACGCTCGGCGATTCGGGGCCATGCTCGGACGCCAGTCGAACGCCTACGACACGAGTTTCGGGCCTGGCAATGTTGAGATTCACGATACGGCCGTGTCTCTGGAAGTTGGCGACCCCAGCCGGGCAGCTCGTGATGGTTCGGCGTTGACTATCCCTGCCGATGTGACGGCGACGCGCGCGGGACACCACTGGCAGGACGTGGCACGCGCTTGGGTGCTGTCTGGCGACCATGGGAACGCCTTGCAGGCATTGACAAGGCGCGGGCGGTCGCTCCGCAGCAGACGCGGTACCACCCGCAGGTGCATGAGACGGCGCGGGCCATCGTGCTGGCCGAGCGCCGGAAGACAGACGGTGTCGCACACTTCGCGGCATGGCTGGGACTCAAGCTCTGAGACACACAGACAGGAACGCGAACTAGGATTCCTAGTTCGCGTTTCTGCTTGTTGGCTTCGCGCAACTAATGAACGCGTAACGACGTAG
- a CDS encoding WhiB family transcriptional regulator, which translates to MGEVFPLEIALRGLALVLWGAGERPEWHSEAACREANRDWFGDSTNPAERARRIDHARRVCALCPVRVECLRDAVGWESRSTVRAREAVGVLGGMSAAERRELYRRLPGLVGVGQERRRRRC; encoded by the coding sequence ATGGGTGAGGTGTTCCCGCTGGAGATCGCCCTTCGGGGCTTGGCGCTGGTGTTGTGGGGTGCCGGTGAGCGTCCGGAGTGGCACAGCGAAGCGGCCTGCCGGGAGGCCAACCGCGACTGGTTCGGCGATAGCACCAATCCGGCGGAGCGGGCCCGCCGGATCGACCACGCACGGCGGGTGTGCGCCCTGTGCCCGGTGCGGGTGGAGTGCTTGCGGGACGCCGTCGGCTGGGAATCGCGCTCGACGGTCCGGGCGCGTGAGGCGGTCGGGGTGTTGGGCGGGATGTCGGCGGCGGAGCGTCGCGAGTTGTACCGGCGCCTGCCCGGCTTGGTCGGCGTGGGCCAGGAACGACGGCGCCGCCGCTGCTGA
- a CDS encoding recombinase family protein produces the protein MGTRKNTGQGGRRLVLDSYARLSRVPDTGEWEKVETQHEDNLKVLDRLGAELGKPLDDGISAWKKGVRRPGWDELLDRVRQGLSDGVVIWHTDRLFRQPRDLETLIDLADKGFAIYSARGRRDLSDPDDRFILRIEVAHAARSSDDTQRRIKRRQHTLREKGIPHRGPRRFGRPGKDRTWQPPEGDSELPLDERAQRPEVAPTLVAAERGAIADAAETLLAGVQSLEEVAKDWNARGLTTATGLLWVGNGVRDVMLRASNAGLIEHYGNIVGPSTEDPIIDVSTWERLRAKFAARRRGRVPSMSYVGTGILRCGLCGAKLTSRTYARVPYPDGTKSRQYYCAANRRGCGKVAADMRRVDEELRTFVVARLSDSRFAEAVSAARAQVSDRLDEVTAEITECERLQEELAAKLGRRELTLKAFETANAPLAESLHALYAERDKLSGGSPEGPTAAQPAEVIAQQWDSAEPAERRALFTQALGQHTMVIDPAIKDRKRKWDPARVRIADHVQAAA, from the coding sequence TGGTCGTCGGCTCGTTCTGGATTCTTACGCGCGTTTGTCGCGCGTGCCGGATACGGGCGAGTGGGAGAAGGTGGAGACTCAGCACGAGGACAACCTGAAGGTGTTGGACAGGTTGGGTGCGGAGTTAGGTAAGCCACTCGACGATGGGATATCGGCGTGGAAGAAGGGGGTTCGGCGGCCGGGTTGGGATGAGTTGCTGGATCGGGTGCGGCAGGGGTTGTCGGATGGTGTCGTTATCTGGCACACGGACCGGTTGTTTCGTCAGCCGCGCGATCTGGAGACGCTGATTGATCTCGCCGATAAGGGGTTCGCGATCTATTCGGCGCGTGGCCGCCGGGACTTGTCCGATCCCGATGACCGGTTCATCTTGCGTATCGAAGTCGCGCACGCGGCCCGGTCGTCGGACGACACGCAACGCCGGATCAAGCGCCGCCAGCACACGTTGCGCGAGAAGGGCATCCCCCATCGTGGCCCCCGCCGGTTCGGCCGCCCCGGTAAGGATCGCACCTGGCAGCCGCCGGAAGGGGACAGCGAACTGCCGTTGGACGAGCGGGCACAGCGGCCGGAGGTAGCGCCCACGTTGGTCGCTGCCGAACGCGGCGCGATCGCCGACGCCGCCGAGACGCTGCTGGCGGGTGTCCAGTCTTTGGAGGAAGTGGCCAAGGACTGGAACGCGCGCGGGTTGACCACCGCGACCGGTCTGTTGTGGGTCGGGAATGGTGTCCGAGACGTCATGCTTCGGGCCAGTAACGCGGGTTTGATCGAACATTACGGAAACATCGTCGGCCCCAGTACTGAAGACCCCATCATTGACGTGTCGACATGGGAGCGGCTTCGTGCGAAGTTCGCCGCCCGCCGACGTGGCCGAGTGCCCAGCATGTCCTATGTGGGGACAGGGATTCTGCGGTGCGGTTTGTGCGGTGCGAAACTGACCTCGCGGACGTATGCGCGGGTGCCGTATCCGGACGGGACGAAATCTCGCCAGTACTATTGCGCGGCCAACCGCCGGGGGTGCGGCAAGGTGGCCGCTGACATGCGCCGGGTGGACGAGGAATTGCGTACGTTCGTGGTGGCGCGGTTGTCTGACTCGCGGTTCGCCGAGGCGGTTTCTGCCGCTCGCGCCCAGGTCTCGGACCGCCTGGACGAGGTCACCGCCGAGATCACCGAGTGCGAGCGGCTGCAAGAGGAGCTTGCGGCCAAGCTGGGACGCCGCGAGCTGACGCTGAAGGCGTTCGAGACCGCCAACGCCCCGTTGGCCGAGTCGCTGCACGCCCTCTACGCCGAGCGGGACAAGCTGTCCGGTGGGAGCCCGGAGGGTCCCACGGCCGCCCAGCCTGCCGAGGTGATCGCCCAGCAGTGGGACAGCGCCGAGCCTGCCGAGCGTCGCGCGTTGTTCACCCAAGCGCTGGGCCAGCACACGATGGTGATTGACCCGGCGATCAAGGATCGTAAACGCAAGTGGGACCCCGCCCGGGTACGGATCGCCGACCACGTCCAGGCCGCCGCCTAG
- a CDS encoding JmjC domain-containing protein, whose protein sequence is MLTPYRLLDLVMRRSLTYPRLRCLVGGADLREQDYITPQRIRRGYSVPMPDMHQISRYLRDGCTLVLDDLGAYDPTMEVTCRALQWELNERVQVNAYLTTGESGGFCLHWDDHDVIVVQVAGAKTWEVRPTSRAYPMFRDSDPNLAAPEKTLWTGTLNAGDVMLIPRGHWHQATRATHGDGYSLHLTFGFTRRTGIDWLTWVADQARKTATFRRDLDAGDIAANMAALVDMLPRFISDHAPVRFTEDHLTASVPERHIRTHGLFGTPFSVVCITSRKPRITQDGNDVVVRAAGKGITIDGSARPALEILLSGRPVSVDVMREVFGDDMTELVDVLLSEEICAEVTPELADGYAGLVPEITTQQEVAQLDGALAR, encoded by the coding sequence TTGCTGACCCCGTACCGGTTGTTGGATCTCGTGATGCGCCGCAGCCTGACCTATCCCCGCTTGCGCTGCCTAGTTGGGGGCGCAGACCTGCGCGAGCAGGATTACATCACCCCACAACGGATTCGGCGTGGCTACTCGGTTCCCATGCCCGACATGCACCAAATCAGCCGGTACCTGCGCGACGGCTGCACGCTCGTTCTGGACGACCTCGGAGCCTACGACCCGACAATGGAAGTCACGTGCCGGGCCTTGCAGTGGGAACTGAACGAACGAGTGCAGGTCAACGCCTATCTCACCACCGGAGAGTCCGGCGGGTTCTGCCTGCACTGGGACGACCACGATGTGATCGTGGTCCAAGTCGCCGGGGCAAAGACGTGGGAGGTCCGCCCCACCTCCCGTGCGTACCCGATGTTTCGAGATTCGGATCCGAACCTCGCCGCACCTGAAAAGACTCTGTGGACAGGCACTCTCAATGCTGGCGACGTAATGCTTATCCCGCGCGGGCACTGGCACCAGGCGACCCGCGCCACCCATGGAGACGGCTACAGCCTGCACCTAACGTTCGGTTTCACCAGACGTACCGGCATTGACTGGCTCACCTGGGTCGCCGATCAAGCGCGCAAGACTGCCACCTTCCGAAGGGACCTTGACGCCGGAGACATCGCCGCCAACATGGCCGCGTTGGTCGACATGTTGCCGAGGTTCATCAGCGACCACGCACCCGTGAGGTTCACAGAAGACCACTTGACGGCTTCTGTGCCCGAACGGCACATCCGGACGCACGGGCTGTTCGGGACTCCCTTCTCGGTCGTCTGCATCACCAGCCGCAAGCCCCGGATCACCCAGGACGGGAACGACGTGGTGGTACGCGCAGCCGGGAAGGGGATCACTATCGACGGCTCGGCGCGCCCCGCGCTGGAAATCCTGTTGTCCGGACGCCCTGTCTCTGTTGACGTCATGCGCGAAGTGTTCGGCGACGACATGACCGAACTGGTCGATGTGCTGCTGTCCGAAGAAATCTGCGCCGAAGTCACGCCCGAGCTGGCCGACGGATACGCCGGTCTCGTCCCCGAGATCACCACTCAGCAAGAAGTCGCGCAGCTTGACGGCGCGCTGGCTCGGTGA
- a CDS encoding FtsK/SpoIIIE domain-containing protein, translating to MGVHRRRGMQRGPQNNPWEAGGGAHKPTDLATEAAELIEALVTGGFALAGWLVRHPVVLLIGAGGWGWWLALGWPSLTVAAGAVGACGLLWRWRWPVSFERLVWRRIRTGWLRMWVYELRWSRWARASHLVLYDEDFADPVIPRLRSVSSGLAWDDVRVRMLPGQKARDYELAAESLAASRKVARCSVREISPGVISLGFLRRDPLQHPVALPPITPVAGEVMNLERVRIGETEHGQPWRVPVLGSHVFGAGMMGAGKGSLMWGTVRQAAPAIACGRVKLSMIDPKGGMEAEPATALYDRYAREEPKDIVEVLTACVDGMNDRKRALRGVTRKVAPSVEHPLHLLMVDELAAVTKYLGDKKLQVEAERLLGLLLTQGRALAYACFAFAQEPTKDIVPFRGLFPYRVALRLDSPQQTDMVLGDGAWQRGAWADRIGVSTPGVGYVVEEGVREPLRVRAGYTDDAELDRIAGVYAAPR from the coding sequence ATGGGAGTGCACAGGCGTCGGGGGATGCAGCGGGGGCCGCAGAACAACCCGTGGGAAGCCGGAGGAGGCGCGCACAAACCGACCGATCTCGCGACGGAAGCGGCCGAGCTGATCGAGGCACTAGTCACGGGCGGGTTCGCCTTGGCGGGGTGGTTGGTGCGGCACCCGGTGGTCCTGCTGATCGGCGCGGGCGGGTGGGGGTGGTGGCTGGCCCTGGGCTGGCCATCCCTGACCGTGGCCGCCGGCGCCGTGGGCGCCTGCGGTCTGCTGTGGCGGTGGCGCTGGCCGGTGAGCTTTGAGCGGCTGGTGTGGCGGCGCATCCGCACTGGGTGGTTGCGGATGTGGGTGTATGAGCTGCGGTGGTCTCGGTGGGCTCGCGCCTCGCATCTGGTGCTGTATGACGAGGATTTCGCCGATCCGGTGATTCCGCGTTTGCGGTCGGTGTCGTCGGGGCTGGCGTGGGATGACGTGCGGGTGCGGATGCTGCCCGGCCAGAAAGCCCGGGACTACGAACTCGCGGCCGAAAGCCTGGCCGCCTCGCGCAAGGTGGCGCGGTGCTCGGTACGGGAGATCTCCCCCGGCGTGATCTCGCTGGGCTTCCTGCGCCGCGACCCGCTACAGCATCCGGTGGCGCTGCCGCCCATCACTCCGGTGGCGGGTGAGGTGATGAACCTGGAGCGGGTGCGGATCGGCGAGACCGAGCATGGTCAGCCGTGGCGTGTGCCGGTGCTGGGCTCTCACGTGTTCGGCGCGGGCATGATGGGCGCGGGCAAGGGCTCGCTGATGTGGGGCACGGTGCGCCAGGCGGCGCCTGCGATTGCCTGCGGGCGGGTGAAGCTGTCGATGATCGATCCCAAGGGCGGGATGGAGGCCGAACCGGCAACCGCGCTCTATGACCGCTACGCCCGGGAGGAACCGAAAGACATCGTCGAGGTGCTGACTGCCTGTGTGGACGGCATGAACGACCGCAAGCGCGCCCTACGGGGCGTCACGCGCAAGGTGGCGCCCAGCGTGGAACACCCGCTGCACCTGCTCATGGTCGACGAATTGGCGGCAGTCACCAAGTACCTGGGCGATAAGAAACTTCAGGTGGAGGCCGAACGGTTGCTCGGGCTGCTGCTGACCCAGGGCCGGGCACTGGCCTACGCGTGCTTTGCCTTCGCCCAGGAACCCACCAAGGACATCGTGCCGTTCCGGGGCCTGTTCCCGTATCGGGTGGCGCTGCGGCTGGACTCCCCGCAGCAGACGGACATGGTCCTCGGTGACGGGGCGTGGCAGCGCGGCGCCTGGGCCGACCGAATCGGCGTGTCCACCCCGGGTGTGGGCTACGTGGTCGAAGAGGGCGTGCGCGAACCGCTGCGGGTCCGCGCGGGCTACACCGACGACGCCGAGCTAGACCGCATCGCCGGTGTCTACGCCGCGCCTCGCTAG